One window of the Onychostoma macrolepis isolate SWU-2019 chromosome 21, ASM1243209v1, whole genome shotgun sequence genome contains the following:
- the LOC131528176 gene encoding programmed cell death 1 ligand 1-like isoform X3, with product MCCVYLQGSMRGTLVVVFQALLWPVISASALFTVGLQESVYEAELHGDVGLVCLFSKVKSLSDLTVIWSRVEPKPAVDVYRLERGTENHNYTSAMFIKRAQLIHEQLDENRAVLHLKKLRIKDSGMYRCIVKEGDDGDYKQVSLKVTAPYTPVKKSIMKTGQDEVELSCESQGFPSAQVIWSDGQNTNLTEMSNSTVHSTEEDLIHIISKLTVKRDLVNNYTCSFLVKGEIQRMATFSIPNDILPHSSTQYVWIVAVVVVLLAIVFISVILRRRKNGQENRRNESPKCALLFSHSSSAKTDYTAEKPPSLRSMLIRQYSELDTNAEMKSRLASYALLSKEGQSLNISSILPDKKETVLLLGEPGCGKTSVAQTLSSCWAERITTDPFNIRRLHLVFQVDCGRAKGDFFQVIKSSISYEKPLDVPEFRETLLGSTDCLLILDGYQEGNKDLDETLQWFLTERQTCRVLVTSHPGKCPALEKNVRTVLQLIQKPEKSG from the exons ATGTGTTGTGTTTACCTGCAGGGGTCAATGAGGGGGACGCTGGTCGTCGTATTTCAGGCTCTGCTGTGGCCTGTCATCTCAGCATCAG CCTTGTTCACAGTCGGTTTACAGGAGAGCGTTTACGAGGCAGAGCTACATGGAGATGTCGGACTAGTGTGTTTGTTCTCCAAGGTTAAAAGTCTTTCTGACCTCACTGTCATATGGAGCCGAGTCGAGCCGAAGCCAGCCGTGGATGTGTATCGGCTGGAGAGAGGCACAGAAAATCACAATTACACCAGTGCCATGTTCATAAAGCGCGCACAGCTCATCCACGAGCAGCTGGATGAAAACAGAGCGGTGCTGCACTTGAAAAAGCTCCGGATAAAAGATTCAGGCATGTACCGGTGTATCGTGAAAGAGGGAGATGATGGAGACTACAAGCAAGTCTCGCTCAAGGTTACAG CTCCTTATACTCCTGTAAAGAAAAGCATCATGAAGACAGGTCAGGATGAGGTCGAGCTCTCCTGTGAGTCTCAGGGATTCCCGTCAGCTCAGGTTATCTGGAGCGATGGTCAAAACACAAACCTCACAGAGATGTCCAACAGCACCGTACACTCTACAGAAGAAGATCTCATCCACATCATCAGCAAACTGACCGTGAAACGAGACCTCGTCAATAACTACACCTGCTCTTTCCTCGTGAAGGGTGAAATCCAGCGGATGGCCACCTTTAGCATCCCAA ATGACATCCTTCCTCACTCTTCTACTCAATATGTGTGGATTGTCGCCGTGGTTGTTGTGCTTTTAGCCATTGTCTTCATCTCTGTCATTCTGCGTAGGAGAAAAAATG GTCAGGAAAACAGACGAAATGAATCACCTAAATGTGCTTTGCTGTTTTCACACTCATCCTCTGCCAAAACTGATT ATACTGCAGAAAAACCTCCATCTTTGAGGAGCATGCTTATACGACAGTATTCAGAGCTCGACACAAACGCTGAGATGAAAAGCAGACTTGCTTCATATGCACTTCTCAGCAA AGAAGGCCAATCTCTAAACATCAGCTCAATCCTGCCTGATAAGAAAGAAACCGTCCTTCTGCTTGGAGAACCAGGCTGCGGGAAAACCAGCGTAGCCCAAACTCTGTCGTCCTGCTGGGCTGAGAGGATCACGACAGACCCCTTCAACATCCGCCGGCTCCATCTGGTTTTCCAGGTGGACTGTGGCAGAGCGAAAGGAGACTTTTTCCAGGTGATAAAATCCAGCATTTCTTATGAAAAACCACTAGACGTGCCTGAGTTCAGAGAGACTCTTCTGGGCTCAACAGACTGTTTGCTCATCCTGGACGGATATCAAGAGGGAAACAAGGACCTGGATGAAACACTCCAATGGTTTCTAACAGAGCGGCAGACGTGCCGGGTGTTAGTCACATCACATCCTGGAAAATGTCCAGCTCTGGAAAAAAATGTCAGGACAGTATTACAACTTATTCAGAAACCGGAAAAGTCTGGATAA
- the LOC131528176 gene encoding programmed cell death 1 ligand 1-like isoform X1, producing the protein MCCVYLQGSMRGTLVVVFQALLWPVISASALFTVGLQESVYEAELHGDVGLVCLFSKVKSLSDLTVIWSRVEPKPAVDVYRLERGTENHNYTSAMFIKRAQLIHEQLDENRAVLHLKKLRIKDSGMYRCIVKEGDDGDYKQVSLKVTAPYTPVKKSIMKTGQDEVELSCESQGFPSAQVIWSDGQNTNLTEMSNSTVHSTEEDLIHIISKLTVKRDLVNNYTCSFLVKGEIQRMATFSIPNDILPHSSTQYVWIVAVVVVLLAIVFISVILRRRKNGQENRRNESPKCALLFSHSSSAKTDSLLTVNEVRPQTCDINSEDTAEKPPSLRSMLIRQYSELDTNAEMKSRLASYALLSKEGQSLNISSILPDKKETVLLLGEPGCGKTSVAQTLSSCWAERITTDPFNIRRLHLVFQVDCGRAKGDFFQVIKSSISYEKPLDVPEFRETLLGSTDCLLILDGYQEGNKDLDETLQWFLTERQTCRVLVTSHPGKCPALEKNVRTVLQLIQKPEKSG; encoded by the exons ATGTGTTGTGTTTACCTGCAGGGGTCAATGAGGGGGACGCTGGTCGTCGTATTTCAGGCTCTGCTGTGGCCTGTCATCTCAGCATCAG CCTTGTTCACAGTCGGTTTACAGGAGAGCGTTTACGAGGCAGAGCTACATGGAGATGTCGGACTAGTGTGTTTGTTCTCCAAGGTTAAAAGTCTTTCTGACCTCACTGTCATATGGAGCCGAGTCGAGCCGAAGCCAGCCGTGGATGTGTATCGGCTGGAGAGAGGCACAGAAAATCACAATTACACCAGTGCCATGTTCATAAAGCGCGCACAGCTCATCCACGAGCAGCTGGATGAAAACAGAGCGGTGCTGCACTTGAAAAAGCTCCGGATAAAAGATTCAGGCATGTACCGGTGTATCGTGAAAGAGGGAGATGATGGAGACTACAAGCAAGTCTCGCTCAAGGTTACAG CTCCTTATACTCCTGTAAAGAAAAGCATCATGAAGACAGGTCAGGATGAGGTCGAGCTCTCCTGTGAGTCTCAGGGATTCCCGTCAGCTCAGGTTATCTGGAGCGATGGTCAAAACACAAACCTCACAGAGATGTCCAACAGCACCGTACACTCTACAGAAGAAGATCTCATCCACATCATCAGCAAACTGACCGTGAAACGAGACCTCGTCAATAACTACACCTGCTCTTTCCTCGTGAAGGGTGAAATCCAGCGGATGGCCACCTTTAGCATCCCAA ATGACATCCTTCCTCACTCTTCTACTCAATATGTGTGGATTGTCGCCGTGGTTGTTGTGCTTTTAGCCATTGTCTTCATCTCTGTCATTCTGCGTAGGAGAAAAAATG GTCAGGAAAACAGACGAAATGAATCACCTAAATGTGCTTTGCTGTTTTCACACTCATCCTCTGCCAAAACTGATT CTTTACTGACTGTGAACGAGGTCAGGCCGCAAACATGTGACATAAACTCAGAAG ATACTGCAGAAAAACCTCCATCTTTGAGGAGCATGCTTATACGACAGTATTCAGAGCTCGACACAAACGCTGAGATGAAAAGCAGACTTGCTTCATATGCACTTCTCAGCAA AGAAGGCCAATCTCTAAACATCAGCTCAATCCTGCCTGATAAGAAAGAAACCGTCCTTCTGCTTGGAGAACCAGGCTGCGGGAAAACCAGCGTAGCCCAAACTCTGTCGTCCTGCTGGGCTGAGAGGATCACGACAGACCCCTTCAACATCCGCCGGCTCCATCTGGTTTTCCAGGTGGACTGTGGCAGAGCGAAAGGAGACTTTTTCCAGGTGATAAAATCCAGCATTTCTTATGAAAAACCACTAGACGTGCCTGAGTTCAGAGAGACTCTTCTGGGCTCAACAGACTGTTTGCTCATCCTGGACGGATATCAAGAGGGAAACAAGGACCTGGATGAAACACTCCAATGGTTTCTAACAGAGCGGCAGACGTGCCGGGTGTTAGTCACATCACATCCTGGAAAATGTCCAGCTCTGGAAAAAAATGTCAGGACAGTATTACAACTTATTCAGAAACCGGAAAAGTCTGGATAA
- the LOC131528176 gene encoding programmed cell death 1 ligand 1-like isoform X2, which yields MRGTLVVVFQALLWPVISASALFTVGLQESVYEAELHGDVGLVCLFSKVKSLSDLTVIWSRVEPKPAVDVYRLERGTENHNYTSAMFIKRAQLIHEQLDENRAVLHLKKLRIKDSGMYRCIVKEGDDGDYKQVSLKVTAPYTPVKKSIMKTGQDEVELSCESQGFPSAQVIWSDGQNTNLTEMSNSTVHSTEEDLIHIISKLTVKRDLVNNYTCSFLVKGEIQRMATFSIPNDILPHSSTQYVWIVAVVVVLLAIVFISVILRRRKNGQENRRNESPKCALLFSHSSSAKTDSLLTVNEVRPQTCDINSEDTAEKPPSLRSMLIRQYSELDTNAEMKSRLASYALLSKEGQSLNISSILPDKKETVLLLGEPGCGKTSVAQTLSSCWAERITTDPFNIRRLHLVFQVDCGRAKGDFFQVIKSSISYEKPLDVPEFRETLLGSTDCLLILDGYQEGNKDLDETLQWFLTERQTCRVLVTSHPGKCPALEKNVRTVLQLIQKPEKSG from the exons ATGAGGGGGACGCTGGTCGTCGTATTTCAGGCTCTGCTGTGGCCTGTCATCTCAGCATCAG CCTTGTTCACAGTCGGTTTACAGGAGAGCGTTTACGAGGCAGAGCTACATGGAGATGTCGGACTAGTGTGTTTGTTCTCCAAGGTTAAAAGTCTTTCTGACCTCACTGTCATATGGAGCCGAGTCGAGCCGAAGCCAGCCGTGGATGTGTATCGGCTGGAGAGAGGCACAGAAAATCACAATTACACCAGTGCCATGTTCATAAAGCGCGCACAGCTCATCCACGAGCAGCTGGATGAAAACAGAGCGGTGCTGCACTTGAAAAAGCTCCGGATAAAAGATTCAGGCATGTACCGGTGTATCGTGAAAGAGGGAGATGATGGAGACTACAAGCAAGTCTCGCTCAAGGTTACAG CTCCTTATACTCCTGTAAAGAAAAGCATCATGAAGACAGGTCAGGATGAGGTCGAGCTCTCCTGTGAGTCTCAGGGATTCCCGTCAGCTCAGGTTATCTGGAGCGATGGTCAAAACACAAACCTCACAGAGATGTCCAACAGCACCGTACACTCTACAGAAGAAGATCTCATCCACATCATCAGCAAACTGACCGTGAAACGAGACCTCGTCAATAACTACACCTGCTCTTTCCTCGTGAAGGGTGAAATCCAGCGGATGGCCACCTTTAGCATCCCAA ATGACATCCTTCCTCACTCTTCTACTCAATATGTGTGGATTGTCGCCGTGGTTGTTGTGCTTTTAGCCATTGTCTTCATCTCTGTCATTCTGCGTAGGAGAAAAAATG GTCAGGAAAACAGACGAAATGAATCACCTAAATGTGCTTTGCTGTTTTCACACTCATCCTCTGCCAAAACTGATT CTTTACTGACTGTGAACGAGGTCAGGCCGCAAACATGTGACATAAACTCAGAAG ATACTGCAGAAAAACCTCCATCTTTGAGGAGCATGCTTATACGACAGTATTCAGAGCTCGACACAAACGCTGAGATGAAAAGCAGACTTGCTTCATATGCACTTCTCAGCAA AGAAGGCCAATCTCTAAACATCAGCTCAATCCTGCCTGATAAGAAAGAAACCGTCCTTCTGCTTGGAGAACCAGGCTGCGGGAAAACCAGCGTAGCCCAAACTCTGTCGTCCTGCTGGGCTGAGAGGATCACGACAGACCCCTTCAACATCCGCCGGCTCCATCTGGTTTTCCAGGTGGACTGTGGCAGAGCGAAAGGAGACTTTTTCCAGGTGATAAAATCCAGCATTTCTTATGAAAAACCACTAGACGTGCCTGAGTTCAGAGAGACTCTTCTGGGCTCAACAGACTGTTTGCTCATCCTGGACGGATATCAAGAGGGAAACAAGGACCTGGATGAAACACTCCAATGGTTTCTAACAGAGCGGCAGACGTGCCGGGTGTTAGTCACATCACATCCTGGAAAATGTCCAGCTCTGGAAAAAAATGTCAGGACAGTATTACAACTTATTCAGAAACCGGAAAAGTCTGGATAA
- the si:ch211-241b2.4 gene encoding C2H2-type zinc finger protein, giving the protein MSDPETCRVNEDDPEQQTDLLEVIELEDMPNHFITGEKSSHESNFSEKSAPRARSSRFLPCPHCEKSFSRKGDLDRHVRIHTGEKPFTCVECGKSFTLADGLRKHLRSHSGVRSFHCHQCGKTFILPSHLKRHMIIHADFKPYLCSLCGKSFSQLDCLKKHQNTHSGARPHVCFECGNAFNSADTLKRHRRIHTGEKPYSCSECGKSFAQSGHLRQHERVHTGQKPYYCSLCGRSFSTARNLPAHMKKHRPDTYQINQDDEN; this is encoded by the exons ATGAGTGACCCAGAGACCTGCAGAGTCAATGAAGATGATCCTGAGCAGCAAACAG ATCTGTTGGAAGTCATTGAATTGGAGGATATGCCTAATCATTTCATAACCGGAGAAAAATCTTCACATGAAAGTAATTTTTCTGAGAAAAGTGCTCCGAGAGCAAGATCTTCCCGTTTTCTCCCCTGCCCTCACTGTGAAAAGAGTTTCTCCCGTAAAGGAGATCTGGACAGACACGTGCGGATCCACACGGGAGAAAAGCCGTTCACCTGCGTTGAGTGCGGGAAGAGCTTCACACTGGCGGACGGACTCAGAAAACACCTGCGCTCTCACTCCGGAGTCAGATCCTTTCACTgccatcagtgtggaaagaccTTTATTTTGCCGTCACACCTGAAAAGACACATGATCATTCATGCAGATTTCAAACCATACTTGTGTTCTCTCTGCGGAAAGAGTTTTTCTCAGCTGGACTGTTTGAAAAAGCATCAGAACACACACAGCGGAGCCAGACCTCACGTGTGCTTCGAGTGTGGGAACGCTTTTAATTCAGCTGACACTTTGAAACGGCACCGCAGgattcacaccggagagaaaccgtacTCCTGCTCCGAGTGTGGCAAGAGTTTCGCTCAGTCCGGACACCTGAGACAACACGAGAGGGTTCATACGGGACAGAAGCCGTACTACTGCTCGCTTTGTGGAAGGAGTTTCAGCACAGCAAGGAATCTACCGGCTCATATGAAAAAACATCGACCTGACACGTATCAGATAAACCAAGATGATGAAAACTGA
- the LOC131528924 gene encoding oocyte zinc finger protein XlCOF15-like, which yields MEFIKEENEYMCDPEPCRIKQEDNEEQIDLMEANEVEEKQHHFTTGDKTGGKNYFICPQCGKSFPHKGDLNKHLRIHTGERPFMCIQCGKSFTQKANLNRHLRVHSGERPFMCPQCGRSFTSTSILKHHLRSHSGVKSFSCDQCDKKFILAKLLKRHLKMHANQKPHLCSFCGKSFSQLDYFNEHQKMHIGGRPHKCSECGNAFNTADSLRRHQRIHTGEKPYICSHCGKGFIQSGHLRAHERLHTGEKPYQCYLCEKSFTHSSKLLIHVRKRCPKLSL from the exons AtggagtttattaaagaggagaatGAGTACATGTGtgatccagaaccctgcagaattaAACAAGAAGATAATGAGGAACAAATAG ACCTGATGGAAGCGAATGAAGTGGAGGAGAAACAGCATCACTTCACAACTGGAGACAAAACAGGAGGCAAAAATTATTTCATCTGCCCGCAGTGCGGAAAGAGTTTCCCGCATAAAGGAGATCTTAATAAACACTTACGGATCCACACCGGAGAGAGACCGTTCATGTGcattcagtgtggaaagagcttcacgCAGAAAGCAAACCTTAACAGACACCTGCGCGTTCACTCTGGAGAAAGACCCTTCATGTGCCCTCAATGCGGACGGAGCTTCACGTCCACCAGCATCCTCAAACACCATCTGCGCTCTCACTCCGGAGTGAAGTCGTTCAGCTGCGATCAGTGCGATAAGAAGTTTATTTTAGCCAAACTGTTGAAAAGACATCTGAAGATGCATGCAAACCAGAAGCCGCACTTGTGCTCTTTCTGCGGGAAGAGTTTTTCACAattggactattttaacgagcATCAGAAAATGCATATCGGTGGGAGACCTCATAAATGCTCTGAGTGCGGAAATGCCTTTAATACGGCCGATTCCTTGAGACGACACCAGAGGATTCATaccggagagaaaccgtacATTTGTTCGCATTGTGGAAAGGGTTTCATTCAGTCGGGACATTTGAGAGCACATGAGAGACTGCATACGGGAGAGAAGCCGTATCAGTGCTATTTATGTGAGAAGAGCTTCACGCATTCAAGTAAACTGTTGATTCATGTTAGAAAGCGTTGCCCAAAGTTGTCACTGTGA
- the LOC131529035 gene encoding zinc finger protein 502-like: MELNEVKEKLKKKPKQESFSSSQKRSQRNPKNTRTCPHCGKSFMRNEHLKMHLLIHTGEKPFTCLQCGRSFRCKGDLTKHTRIHTGERPYACPQCGKSFPSAYVLKNHQLLHSGVRSFSCDQCEKTFILATHLQRHLKIHTDRKPCLCSLCGKRFFHLKEHQKMHAAVRDHLCFECEKSFTSAKSLKQHQMIHTGEKPYKCTRCEKRFTQSGTLKDHERVHTGEKPYQCSSCGRNFSRSSNLQTHMRKRCQSSSSHRKQFEIQIKSKME; encoded by the coding sequence ATGGAACTGAACGAAGTGAAGGAGAAACTCaagaagaaaccaaaacaaGAATCGTTTAGTTCCTCCCAAAAAAGATCTCAAAGAAATCCCAAAAATACTCGCACCTGCCCTcattgtggaaagagttttatgCGTAACGAACACCTCAAAATGCACCTGCTgattcacaccggagagaagccctTCACGTGCCTTCAGTGCGGACGAAGCTTCAGATGTAAAGGAGACCTGACGAAACACACCAGGATCCACACCGGAGAGCGTCCGTATGCGTgtcctcagtgtggaaagagcttcCCGAGCGCATACGTCCTCAAAAACCATCAGCTCCTCCACTCTGGAGTGAGATCTTTTAGCTGTGATCAGTGCGAGAAAACGTTCATCCTGGCCACGCACCTACAGAGACATTTGAAAATCCATACCGATAGGAAGCCTTGCTTGTGTTCGCTCTGCGGCAAGAGGTTTTTTCATTTAAAGGAGCACCAGAAGATGCACGCCGCTGTGAGAGATCAtctgtgctttgagtgtgagaagagCTTTACCTCCGCCAAATCACTCAAACAGCATCAAatgattcacactggagagaaaccatatAAGTGCACACGCTGTGAAAAGAGATTCACTCAGTCAGGAACCCTGAAAGATCATGagagagttcatactggagaaaaGCCGTATCAGTGCTCTTCATGCGGGAGGAACTTCAGCAGATCAAGTAATCTACAAACTCACATGAGAAAGCGTTGCCAGAGTTCATCTTCACATCGTAAACAGTTTGAAATTCAGATTAAGTCAAAGATGGAATAA
- the LOC131529320 gene encoding gastrula zinc finger protein XlCGF8.2DB-like, whose translation MEFEEEPCRIKDEDTEEQTDEDGKDVSQKQARKTGVKGPFTCSDCGKSYSHKPDLNRHMRFHTGEGLFTCTQCGKDFTEKGKLDVHMRVHTGERPFTCTQCGQTYVHKPDLNRHMRIHSGEKPYTCTQCGKSFIDTQSLKSHMKTHTGEKPFTCTECGKSYVSRSFLKDHQLSHVGVKSFSCDQCDKTFVVASNLKRHLKVHTGVKPHFCSFCGKTFAQLQKLKEHERIHTGVRPYACLDCGKSYTTSDGLKAHQRIHTGEKPYMCSHCEKCFAHLSSLQAHERVHTGEKPYQCSSCEKSFAHYPSLHAHIKKKRCPKLPK comes from the exons ATGGAGTTTGAGGAAGAACCCTGCAGAATTAAAGATGAAGATAcagaggaacaaacag ATGAAGATGGAAAGGATGTCAGTCAAAAGCAAGCTAGAAAAACTGGAGTCAAAGGACCTTTCACCTGCTCTGATTGTGGAAAGAGTTACTCACATAAACCAGACCTTAACAGACACATGAGGTTTCACACTGGAGAAGGACTGTTCAcgtgcactcagtgtggaaaagATTTCACAGAGAAAGGAAAGCTGGATGtacacatgagagttcacactggagaaagaCCGTTCacatgcactcagtgtggaCAGACTTACGTACATAAACCAGACCTTAACAGACACATGAGGATTCACTCTGGAGAGAAACCATATacatgcactcagtgtggaaagagtttcattGACACACAAAGCTTAAAATCGCACATGAAaactcacactggagaaaaaccgtTCACATGTActgagtgtggaaagagttacGTATCCAGAAGCTTTCTCAAAGATCATCAGCTCTCTCACGTTGGAGTGAAGTCGttcagctgtgatcagtgtgatAAAACATTTGTTGTGGCATCAAACTTAAAAAGACACCTTAAAGTTCATACTGGTGTGAAGCCTCACTTTTGTTCTTTTTGTGGAAAGACTTTTGCACAACTGCAAAAGTTAAAAGAGCACGAGCGTATTCATACTGGTGTGAGACCTTATGCGTGCTTGGACTGTGGAAAGAGCTACACTACATCAGACGGATTAAAAGCACaccagaggattcacactggagagaaaccttacatgTGCTCACACTGTGAAAAGTGTTTTGCTCATTTATCATCCCTGCAAGCTCATGagagagttcatactggagaaaaGCCGTACCAGTGCTCTTCATGTGAGAAGAGTTTTGCTCACTACCCAAGTCTGCATgctcatattaaaaaaaagcgTTGCCCAAAGTTGCCTAAATGA
- the LOC131529322 gene encoding gastrula zinc finger protein XlCGF7.1-like has product MEFEEEPCRIKDEDTEEQTDSMEVTEDEQHRFKKTHHFTNEDGNSVSQTEMNFTSKSARKFAEKGSITCTKCGRSFNDKSNLMRHMRFHTGEKPYACTQCGKSFVLKGGLNRHLQVHTGEKPFTCTQCGKGFTSKSILRDHLRSHAGVRSFSCDQCDKTFIFETNLREHLKIHTGVKPYICSFCGKRFSVLKSLQYHQSIHTGVRPYMCFECGKTFSSSSNLKTHQRIHTGEKPYKCSHCGKSFSHSPTLKDHERIHTGEKPFQCSSCGKSFARSSNLLTHKKKRCLSEQKHL; this is encoded by the exons ATGGAGTTTGAGGAAGAACCCTGCAGAATTAAAGATGAAGATAcagaggaacaaacag ATTCAATGGAAGTAACTGAAGACGAGCAACATCGGTTTAAAAAAACTCACCATTTCACAAATGAAGATGGAAATAGTGTTTCACAGACTGAAATGAACTTCACATCAAAAAGTGCTCGCAAATTTGCTGAAAAAGGTTCTATCACCTGCACCAAGTGTGGAAGAAGTTTCAATGATAAATCAAATCTTATGAGACACATGAGATTTCATACTGGAGAAAAACCGTATGcatgcactcagtgtggaaagagtttcgtTCTGAAAGGAGGATTGAATCGGCACCTGcaagttcacactggagaaaaaccatTCACGTGCACTCAATGTGGAAAAGGTTTCACATCCAAAAGCATTCTGAGGGATCATCTGCGCTCTCACGCTGGAGTGAGATCAttcagctgtgatcagtgtgataaaacatttatttttgaaactaACTTAAGAGAACACCTTAAAATTCATACTGGTGTGAAGCCTTACATTTGCAGTTTTTGTGGAAAGAGGTTTTCAGTACTGAAAAGCTTACAATATCACCAGAGTATTCATACTGGAGTGAGACCTtatatgtgctttgagtgtgggAAGACCTTTAGTTCATCGAGCAACTTAAAAACACaccagaggattcacactggagagaaaccttacaagtgctCACACTGTGGAAAGAGCTTCTCTCATTCACCGACCTTGAAAGATCATGAGAGAATTCACACGGGAGAGAAGCCGTTCCAGTGCTCCTcatgcgggaagagtttcgCCCGCTCCTCTAATCTACTGACGCATAAGAAAAAGCGTTGTTTGAGTGAGCAAAAGCATTTGTGA